Proteins encoded in a region of the Pangasianodon hypophthalmus isolate fPanHyp1 chromosome 21, fPanHyp1.pri, whole genome shotgun sequence genome:
- the mffb gene encoding mitochondrial fission factor homolog A isoform X2, which produces MSEGDFAIMADMAEVSRIQYELDYTEGISQQMRIPDRLKVGPGSSMVQPPLFPEEPHSTLMQVPDRIVVAGHEVDPHFSRPRELDLIQSIPVESVELKTPPRVLTLQDQALDFLEPVQQPGPAQLKEEIRSHTRSRRERCVSETLGACHNGQIVKYDATALVTLDAGLEGAPDDLALADAPALRRQIVKLNRRLQVLEHENKERVRREMVMYSLTVAFWLVNTWMWVRR; this is translated from the exons ATGAGCGAGGGCGACTTCGCCATCATGGCCGACATGGCTGAAGTAAGCCGCATACAGTACGAGCTGGACTACACCGAGGGCATCAGCCAGCAGATGAGGATCCCCGACAGGCTGAAAGTCGGACCGGGTTCGTCGATGGTCCAGCCTCCGCTGTTCCCCGAGGAGCCCCACAGCACCCTGATGCAGGTTCCAGACAGGATCGTAGTGGCAG GGCACGAAGTCGATCCTCACTTCAGCAGGCCACGAGAGCTGGATCTGATCCAGTCCATCCCAGTGGAGAGCGTGGAGCTGAAGACTCCTCCACGGGTCCTCACTCTCCAAGACCAGGCTCTGGACTTCCTGGAGCCGGTGCAGCAACCAGGACCCGCTCAGCTGAAAGAGGAG aTTCGCTCTCACACAAGATCCCGGCGTGAACGTTGCGTCAGCGAGACTTTGGGAGCGTGTCACAACGGCCAGATTGTCAAATACGATGC GACTGCACTTGTGACTCTTGATGCTGGTTTGGAAGGGGCTCCTGATGACCTGGCGTTAGCCGACGCCCCAGCACTAAGACGACAG ATTGTGAAGTTGAACCGTAGACTTCAGGTGCTGGAGCATGAGAATAAAGAGCGAGTGAGGCGGGAGATGGTGATGTACTCCCTCACCGTTGCTTTCTGGCTGGTGAACACGTGGATGTGGGTACGCCGCTGA
- the mffb gene encoding mitochondrial fission factor homolog A isoform X1, protein MSEGDFAIMADMAEVSRIQYELDYTEGISQQMRIPDRLKVGPGSSMVQPPLFPEEPHSTLMQVPDRIVVAGHEVDPHFSRPRELDLIQSIPVESVELKTPPRVLTLQDQALDFLEPVQQPGPAQLKEEIRSHTRSRRERCVSETLGACHNGQIVKYDAVSPSPSAPVRVCPPLVSPEDWPSVGTVGGVLSYIQLTTRRAYEHVLAMLDDSHRRTALVTLDAGLEGAPDDLALADAPALRRQIVKLNRRLQVLEHENKERVRREMVMYSLTVAFWLVNTWMWVRR, encoded by the exons ATGAGCGAGGGCGACTTCGCCATCATGGCCGACATGGCTGAAGTAAGCCGCATACAGTACGAGCTGGACTACACCGAGGGCATCAGCCAGCAGATGAGGATCCCCGACAGGCTGAAAGTCGGACCGGGTTCGTCGATGGTCCAGCCTCCGCTGTTCCCCGAGGAGCCCCACAGCACCCTGATGCAGGTTCCAGACAGGATCGTAGTGGCAG GGCACGAAGTCGATCCTCACTTCAGCAGGCCACGAGAGCTGGATCTGATCCAGTCCATCCCAGTGGAGAGCGTGGAGCTGAAGACTCCTCCACGGGTCCTCACTCTCCAAGACCAGGCTCTGGACTTCCTGGAGCCGGTGCAGCAACCAGGACCCGCTCAGCTGAAAGAGGAG aTTCGCTCTCACACAAGATCCCGGCGTGAACGTTGCGTCAGCGAGACTTTGGGAGCGTGTCACAACGGCCAGATTGTCAAATACGATGC CGTGAGCCCGTCTCCCAGCGCTCCTGTCCGTGTTTGTCCCCCGCTTGTGTCCCCCGAGGACTGGCCAAGCGTGGGCACTGTGGGCGGAGTCCTGTCCTACATCCAGCTCACCACACGCCGGGCCTACGAGCACGTCCTGGCCATGCTGGACGACTCGCACCGCAG GACTGCACTTGTGACTCTTGATGCTGGTTTGGAAGGGGCTCCTGATGACCTGGCGTTAGCCGACGCCCCAGCACTAAGACGACAG ATTGTGAAGTTGAACCGTAGACTTCAGGTGCTGGAGCATGAGAATAAAGAGCGAGTGAGGCGGGAGATGGTGATGTACTCCCTCACCGTTGCTTTCTGGCTGGTGAACACGTGGATGTGGGTACGCCGCTGA
- the bpnt2 gene encoding inositol monophosphatase 3 yields the protein MAPMGIRLSPLGVAVFCLLGLGLLYHLYSGVLSSRLAAFRQRKTVDLRDLLALSMEAAVQGGWEVKRIRMEDTLEEKSKGKTKEGALEKLTMGDLNSHRKMYYLIRNTYPYIQVNSEEHDNSDGEATVWTRNIPDEVLSKIPEGKLVPAESVTVWIDPLDATQEYTENLRKYVTTMVCVAVNGEPVVGVIHKPFTGFTAWAMVDGGANVAPRHSYNANAPKVIVSRSHAGKVKGFIQQAFGNNTEIIPAGGAGYKVLALLDASDEEYEKVDMYIHVTYIKKWDICAGNAILKALGGHMTTLKGEEIDYSGSEKNPGGVLATVSIDHDAVVKKLPPWDENKN from the exons ATGGCGCCCATGGGGATCCGGCTGTCCCCGCTTGGAGTGGCGGTGTTCTGCCTGCTCGGGCTCGGCCTCCTGTACCACCTCTACTCCGGGGTCCTGTCCAGCAGACTGGCCGCTTTCAGGCAGAGGAAGACGGTGGATCTGAGGGATCTCCTCGCCTTGTCCATGGAGGCTGCGGTGCAGGGAGGATGGGAGGTGAAGCGCATCCGCATGGAGGACACACTGGAGGAAAAGTCCAAGGGCAAAACCAAAGAAGGAGCCTTGGAGAAGCTCACCATGGGGGATTTAAACTCCCACAGGAAAATGTACTATCTGATCAGAAACACATACCCTTACATACAG GTGAACTCTGAGGAACACGATAACTCAGACGGTGAGGCCACTGTATGGACACGTAACATCCCAGATGAGGTCCTGAGCAAGATCCCAGAGGGGAAGCTGGTGCCTGCTGAGAGCGTGACGGTGTGGATCGACCCGCTCGACGCCACGCAGGAGtacacag AAAACCTGCGGAAGTATGTCACGACCAtggtgtgtgtggctgtgaaCGGGGAACCTGTTGTAGGTGTGATCCACAAACCTTTCACTGGcttcacag CATGGGCGATGGTGGACGGAGGAGCGAACGTGGCACCGCGACACTCCTACAACGCCAACGCCCCCAAGGTCATAGTGTCACGCTCACACGCAGGCAAAGTGAAAGGCTTCATTCAGCAGGCGTTTGGGAACAACACAGAGATCATACCAGCAGGGGGCGCAG GATATAAAGTTCTCGCTCTGCTGGATGCCTCTGATGAAGAATACGAGAAGGTAGACATGTACATCCACGTGACCTACATCAAGAAGTGGGACATCTGCGCCGGAAACGCCATTTTGAAAGCGCTAGGTGGTCACATGACCACGCTGAAGGGAGAGGAGATCGATTATTCGGGCTCGGAGAAGAACCCGGGCGGCGTGCTCGCCACCGTCAGCATCGACCACGACGCTGTGGTGAAAAAGCTGCCGCCCTGGGACGAGAACAAAAACTGA